One genomic segment of Paenibacillus xylanexedens includes these proteins:
- the cysT gene encoding sulfate ABC transporter permease subunit CysT, translating to MNTVLRHKGWTWGFRSTVLLYFIVLIVLPIIGVYVNSFSEGWSNFVQSIMDPIAWKAVLLTIRLAVIATLINVVLGTMIAWVLTRYRFVGRSFLNSLVDLPFALPTAVGGLMIMLLLGPVSAIGKLAESMGFEIVFHQPAIVIAMTFVTFPFVIRAVQPLLEEIDPSEEEASYTMGASKARTFMQVILPSMAPGMISGGMLAFSRGLAEFGAVVLVAGNIPGRTLTASVFIYGEIESDNPTGAAAVSVLLLTLSFLILWLINLVQMRGRRR from the coding sequence ATGAATACCGTTCTTCGTCATAAGGGATGGACTTGGGGATTCCGCAGTACCGTATTGTTATATTTTATCGTACTTATTGTACTTCCAATCATCGGTGTGTACGTCAATTCCTTCTCTGAAGGATGGAGCAACTTTGTTCAGAGCATTATGGACCCCATCGCGTGGAAAGCCGTACTGCTGACCATTCGGCTGGCCGTGATTGCCACGCTGATTAATGTGGTTTTGGGCACGATGATCGCCTGGGTGTTGACAAGGTATCGCTTTGTGGGCCGATCGTTTCTTAACAGTCTGGTTGATCTCCCGTTTGCACTGCCAACAGCGGTGGGCGGCTTGATGATTATGCTGCTTTTGGGTCCGGTCAGTGCCATCGGGAAACTGGCAGAATCCATGGGATTTGAGATTGTATTTCACCAGCCCGCCATTGTTATCGCGATGACCTTTGTCACGTTTCCGTTTGTTATCCGTGCAGTGCAGCCTTTGCTGGAAGAAATTGATCCTTCGGAGGAAGAAGCCTCGTATACGATGGGGGCATCCAAGGCTCGCACGTTCATGCAGGTTATTCTGCCGTCCATGGCACCTGGCATGATCAGTGGGGGGATGCTGGCTTTCTCGAGAGGACTGGCTGAATTCGGGGCTGTTGTGCTGGTGGCTGGTAACATTCCGGGAAGAACACTGACTGCTTCCGTATTTATCTACGGGGAGATTGAAAGTGATAATCCAACGGGAGCTGCTGCTGTATCCGTGTTGCTCCTGACGCTCTCCTTCCTGATCCTCTGGCTGATCAATCTGGTGCAGATGCGGGGGAGAAGACGATGA
- a CDS encoding secondary thiamine-phosphate synthase enzyme YjbQ, with translation MLYTKNISTSTRDEMKDITRHVKQVVQSSGVQNGTVLIYCPHTTAGIAINENADPDVKHDVLLRLDEVYPWEHPEYRHAEGNTASHLKSITTGPSQTVIIHEGRLLLGRWQGIYFCEFDGPREREYFLKIMEG, from the coding sequence ATGTTATATACGAAGAATATATCCACTTCCACACGAGACGAAATGAAGGATATCACACGGCACGTAAAGCAGGTTGTCCAGAGTAGCGGGGTGCAGAATGGGACGGTGCTCATCTACTGTCCACATACGACGGCGGGGATTGCCATCAACGAAAATGCAGACCCGGATGTGAAACACGATGTCTTGTTGCGCCTTGACGAAGTGTACCCTTGGGAGCACCCCGAGTATCGACACGCCGAAGGCAATACAGCCTCTCACCTCAAATCGATCACAACAGGGCCATCACAGACGGTGATTATTCACGAAGGCAGACTGCTGCTTGGCCGCTGGCAAGGCATTTACTTTTGCGAATTCGATGGGCCACGTGAGCGGGAGTACTTCCTCAAAATCATGGAAGGTTAA
- a CDS encoding TetR/AcrR family transcriptional regulator — MARRAVEQELSRERILEAARHLFITKGYRAISMRSIGQHLGYSHGSLYYHFKEKAELFYAIVVEDFNHLGHLLLQAMVRPVRDDVSKVEHIMMEFIRFGLENPYQYEIMFMIRDEELLSYCRTEQGRCFELFASIIRQYMNEANCTEEDIQRVPRTLFLAMHGLISYYIQDRLTFVEIESSALSHVKVLCRNLGQQPGDQ, encoded by the coding sequence ATGGCTAGAAGAGCAGTCGAACAGGAGTTGTCGAGGGAGCGGATACTGGAGGCGGCGAGGCACCTTTTTATTACCAAAGGATACCGCGCCATTTCGATGCGAAGCATCGGCCAGCATCTGGGCTATAGTCATGGGTCGCTGTATTATCATTTTAAGGAAAAGGCAGAGCTGTTCTATGCCATCGTGGTTGAAGATTTTAATCATCTGGGGCATTTACTGCTGCAAGCCATGGTCAGGCCGGTTCGTGATGATGTGAGCAAGGTAGAGCACATTATGATGGAGTTTATTCGCTTTGGTCTGGAGAACCCCTATCAATACGAAATCATGTTTATGATCAGGGACGAAGAACTATTGTCTTATTGTCGTACCGAACAGGGACGTTGCTTCGAATTATTTGCATCGATTATAAGGCAGTATATGAATGAAGCGAACTGTACGGAAGAGGATATTCAAAGGGTACCACGTACGCTATTTTTGGCTATGCACGGATTAATTTCTTATTACATTCAGGACCGTTTAACGTTTGTGGAGATTGAATCGTCTGCGCTGTCTCATGTCAAAGTGCTGTGCCGTAATCTGGGTCAGCAGCCTGGCGACCAATAA